In Monodelphis domestica isolate mMonDom1 chromosome 1, mMonDom1.pri, whole genome shotgun sequence, the sequence AAAGAATTTGGAGAGGCTTGGGTCAATCTgattcaatttacatttttgcaGCATTATTATATCAAAACAGAAGACTTCTGGATCCCTAAACTAAAACCAAGTCAAATAATCCTGGGGCTAAGACCCAGAGCCCATTTGCTCATAGGCTTGAGAAGAAGTGCCTGGGAGATGAAAGCCTGAGCAGCAAGAAGAGGGAGATCAGAGGGCTTTTTTTAGCAAAAAATGCATAATTAGTTCAATCTAGCAAGCAtgtgttaagcacctactatgtggaaGACATTCTTCTAGGTGGGGGaaacttgaaaacaaaaatgACCAAAAGTCCCCACAcccaagaaacttatattcttgggggggggggatacaaCCAGTACACTGATTAGTAAACAAAATAATCTGAGACTTTCTCAAGAAAATAAACCAGTAGGAAGACTGGCACATGATCTGAAGCCTGAAGGGAGCTGGAGATTCCAATATGGTGCAGTCAGGGAGGGACAGAAAATAGCCCAGTTCAGCTGGAATATACAATTTCGTCCTGATTAATGCCAATGATGAATTCCCAATTTGAATTTGTACTATTACAAGTTACAATTCTGTAGATCTGGGCATTGGTTCCAACCCAATGGAAATATACAATGTGAATTCAAATACGGGACCAATTCCAGGGTTCCATTATTGTAATATTGTAATTTTGTATTGtaatatcagtcagtcagtcaataaacatttattcaatgaTTCTTACACACCAGAGTTAAGAGTCTAGAACCATATTGcaaaaaccttttatttttttgaacccttaccatctgtgtattgggtccaaggcagaagagccgtaaggattgggcaatgggggttaagggacttgctcaggatcacacaaggtaggaagtgtctgaggtcacacctgaacccaggatctcccatctttaggcctggaaGAAAGCTTCTAAATGGCAAGCCAACAAGTTTCTGTTGGATATTAGAGATAATCAGGAGTCACTGAGGATTTagcaacaaaaggaaaaaaatgtgtacGACTACAGAACGATTCACCAGAACTACTCAATATTTAACTTCCAAAGCTAGTAACTGTGCAATCCATATTCCTTCCAGAATTACTTTTTTTAGTTCCATAATTTAATTCTATAATTCCAAAATTAGCTCTGTTATTCCATCTTTCCCAGCTCTGCCTCACGAAAAAAAAGCACACCGAatgcttctttctcttcccctatgCTGTGCATCCCATACACCTGTTGGTTTTTCATATGAAATATTTTCCTCGCTTTCTGGGTTTTCGTGGTGTTGTTGTTCTTGATGGGTATCTTGTACTTAGCTGGTGGCTCACTGATTTTCAGAGTCCTCCATCTTCACTGTCTTGTTTGAGCTTCCCCATAACCCCAAGGGGGAGTcaaggtaggtgatattattattctcattttaaagatgagaaaactgaggttcaagagAATTTGAATTACTCCACCTACATTTCATGGCTAGTTAGTGGCAAAGCCAGATGTAGACCCCAGATCTCATGACTGTCCTATGTCTAAAGTACCATCAGAATTCCTTGGGCTCAGCATGTCCTTGCGTCAGGCAGGTAAAGCTgacccattttgtggatgagaacCTTGAGGCTCAGGGGTAGGTGTCAGAGGTTTCCTGATGAAAGGGAGACTGGAGGGGGGGCTTCTACCTTCAAAGCCAGGACTCTGTTCATCAGCAACTGCCTAAGTGGGTTCGAGGCACTTGAAACTGCCCTTTGGGGTGGGAAAAGACAAGAGAATCCGCCATGGTCCCAGGAGAATCCATTACAGCCTGGATGGCCATTAACACAGAGCCGATAAGTCCAGGGTCTTTGTGAAATTGAGCTCCTTTCTGAAGACAGTTCTTAAGCCCTTCCCTTGTGCTAGTGGatggagctgggaggacctgggaggacctgggttcgtATCTGGCTTCAGGTACTTCCCCGGAGCACAcgcagtattgatactaagacagaagataagggtttataaaacaataaacaaaggAAGCGATCCCTCTGGGATATGGGGAGAGATTTTGAGAggaaaagcagcagcagcagaaggcACCGAGAAGAAAAGGTCCTGCGGGAGGTGGGAGTTAAGCTGAGCCGTTATCCCCAAAGCCCAAAGGATGCTGACGCCGAGCACCATTCTCATGGGAGGGATGCCTGGGAAGCTGATCTGTTCTCTCGCCTGTCCCATTCTCTCCAGGTATCTTTGGGGTTCCGGCGCTCTCCCAGAGCCCAGAAACCCTCCTGGTTCAGACTGACAAGCAGGCAAGGCTCATCTGCGATATCAAATTGCCCTCGATTAATTATGGGATCTACTGGTTCCGCCTGATCGGCTCTCCCCACAGCGACAGTTTGAGTTACGAGTTTCTGCTCCAGTCGGAGGCGAGGGGCTCTTGCACCTACGGGAAGGGCGTCAATTCAACGCATGTCACCGCATCGCGAGAATCTTCCAAATCCACGCTCCTGCTTCAGCGGGCGAAACCCTCGGACAGCGGCATCTACATCTGCACCATCATCACCAGCCCCTCCCTGCAGTCTGGCAGCGGAACCCGGGTCAAAGTGGGTAAGGACTGCACCCAACCCACGAAAGCCTCGGCAGGCATCAGGGGAGACGGGGGCTTCCTTCCTCCTCAGCATCAGCCCTCGCCCAGGGTCCTGCGCTGGGGAAAGCTTTCTGGGGGCACGCCAAGGggtctcccctccctttctctctaggTTCCTTTGGCCCAGTTATAAGAAGGTACAGGGTCCGAGAGAGTCTTCCAGTCCCAGAAGGCTGGATCTGGGCTTTTATTCAggggatctaagttcaaatcaggagctgtgtgacgctgggcatgACTTCATCTGCTTCCCAGTCTGTAAAAGCAAAGGGCTGAGTGGAATGAGCCCCGGCTCTAGATCTCCAACCCTTTACGGAGAGAGTTCAAGAATCCCCCATGCAGCATCCGGGGGGCCAGAAAAGGAGggtctccctcctcccacccgaTTGCTGGACAAGATCTTTCTGGGGTGCTCATGAGGAGAGTGGGGGCTCTCTGCACATTTTGCTTGGGTCCTTTAAACTCACCTGGATCGAGTAATAGAGGCTGTAAAATGCTCCAGCCTAGGTAGCTTTGACATCTGAAAATCTGATTCAAATATCTTTAataactttcatcttagaatcaatactgggtattggttccaagacagaagagcggcaagggctaggcaaggggggttaagtgacttgtccagggtc encodes:
- the CD8B gene encoding T-cell surface glycoprotein CD8 beta chain precursor, yielding MELLWLSVFLSGQISGIFGVPALSQSPETLLVQTDKQARLICDIKLPSINYGIYWFRLIGSPHSDSLSYEFLLQSEARGSCTYGKGVNSTHVTASRESSKSTLLLQRAKPSDSGIYICTIITSPSLQSGSGTRVKVVDALPTTPTPTKKTTTKRKMCPKKFPGATQQDGPFCSVLLLSLLVGCILILLISLIVILRMNYLWHLARHHFVKQLQR